The genomic stretch AGCGTGGGCGAAACCTGGGAGAGAGGTGCAACACGTGGGATGGGATCTGGACAGCCCTGTGGCCCGGCTCAGCATGCTAGCAGGAGCAGGGTGCTGTGGCTGCAACTGCGGGGAAGGGTTGTAAGGTGAGAAGGGGCGCTCCTATGGCTGTCACAGCAGCCACCTGGGCGAACTGCTCCCCACCTCCCCAGACCAGGCTTGCAGCTCGCGCCAGACTGAGGCCACAGCCACCACTGCTCCATTTCTCTGCCCAGCCGGCGGGAGCCGCAGTGACACTAGTCATGGCTGAGAGCTTTCTTTGCCAGCTGGCCACCAAAAAGTTCTCCCTTTTAAAAGCCAGTAAAGAAAAACCTCCCAATTTCGAGAAGTTGTTAATTGCCTCGCACTCACGAGAaggttttctttactgtgcaaggtttTTCTCTGCACAAAACAGCTGAGAGACTCTTACAGTGGGGTGCAATTTGGGCCCCCCTACCCCAAGGCAAACCATCAACCATGGTTAGATTCTAAAATTAgactcttttttaaagaaaaccctgAAAAAGCCACAAGATCCGGAGCGAAGGGCTGTCGGTCTTTTTTTTCGTGGTGGTGGTGGAATCCTCAGAGTGCCTTTATTTTGTTTCGTGTGCTCCCTCACAGGCAGCTTCTTTTTCTGGCCCACAAGCAGAGAACAAGGTTGCTACTTGGCCCCCCTTCCCCCAGTGTCCACATTGCTGCCCGTCGCCAACTCAACTCCGGGCAGAATGGGCTGTGGAGAGTGCCAGGTTGATCAGGGTGGCATGCTGCTCTTAGAAGCTGCACTCGGCCGGCTCCCACCAGTGGTCGGCGGCTGAAGCGGTCTACGTGCAGCGAGCGCTGCAGGGCCAGGAAATGCTGCCAGAGCCAGGACAGGTCCACGGAGAAGCACCGTGGGCAGCCCAGCACCCCGAAGATGTCTGCGTGGGGCTCCTCCAGCTGCAAAGCACGGCACGAGGGGCAGAAGCCCCCGAACCCAGGGGGGCAACACAgttccagcagcagcagcgcccgACCGCCTGGGATTGGGATGGGGACGGGGTGGCAGACATTGTGTGCGAGGGCCCCACGCAGGCCCGATCCCAGGCAGCTgggcgctgctgctgctggagctTTGTTGttatcttcaatatcttcataaatgatttagatgaggggatagaaagggaactaatcaaatttgcagatgacatcaagctggcaggaataaaatgaataaaaaataaaggtcaAAGACCCCAAATCTGTGACCTttgatctttattttttattgatttcaTTGTAATTTCATTGCTGTTGGATAGTATCAGCTTTACCAGGGAGATCAGACAGAAAACataccagatgaactaattctaatttattgtaaagctacattaaccaaatcttgcaagtctgaaagtacaattctcccaCTATCATCTGTATAACCTGAGAATTTAGGGAGGGTTCCTTTGGAGCCTCTTGCTCTGCTCACTGTGCAACTGTGGGCTATGCCTGCTCTTATTGGAAGGCTCTTCTCTAGGCAACCTCTTTTCACATGATCCCCCAAGGTCTTTCCCTCATATCATTATAGGAGcatataaattcaaataaatattttaacttctttgattgttgtgagctgcTCAGTCATTTCAGAGTTGAGTGGTATACAAGTATTAAGTAAATAATCATTTTATTTGTGTATAATCTCAAAATCATACTGGTAAAAATAAGGAAGTCAAATCCCTCTTACTTTGACTTGccaatcttctctctctctccatgccaTTTTCTTTTGATTTGGCCCTCTCTAAAGTTGCTGGCTCCTTCCTCGGAATTGGGTAATTCACTGTAGAACCCATGGCAGGTTCATCACTTGTGCCGGTTTCTGTAGTTCTCTTCTGCTCCAAACTCTCATTGAGCAATCCCTTGTGTTTTGCAAAAACCAGAAGAATCTTTGGTGAGTGCTGACTTCTGAAGTGAAGGTCTGATGGCTATTGAAAAGTGTGACATCGGAGATGGAGTCACAATTGTGGCTATAATTTGGGGTTTAGAAGATTTTGGCCTTCTGGACCATTGTGTTGGATGTGATTGGCCAGAATGGGGCAGGGGGCACTCAGTTCCCCTGCTTTATTCTGAATGCTCCTTCACTTAATTCAGGCTCCCTCTCCTCTTCTGCAGGATACAAACCACTCACTCTGCCTGAGCGACTTAAGCCTTATGTCCACAGATTCAGAAGTGCGGGATAATTCAGATCCAGTAAGCATTTCTTGCCTTTGGTTATAATAGCCCAGTAGAGGGTGTCTAATATATAAGTAGCCTCTTGCCATCTCTTTGGAGGAGGACCTATGCTCCCCAGCCACTGATATTTGTCTACCATGCTGCAGAAAGCAAGCTGGCTTATTGGATTTCTCCAGCAGAGTACTGCAAACAGCCTGCTCTTTGTTGTCTTACCTGGGCCTAGAGCCAGTGCTGGCTGGTGCTGAGCTTGGGCGCCAGATCACTGAGCTGGGATGCCTTATGACTGTTCCCTTTATGTAGGCACATGGACAAGACCTGAGTACAATCTCACCAGCAAGCATCTTTGAGTCGATGTTCCAGAGCCCGGAGCCTCCTCCAAATCAGGAAGACTGTCAGCACACAGGTACAAGTTCACTTGCCAACATCATATTAGCAGTGATCCTCAGATCTGAGCAGAGTGCCCAAGGCTCAAGAAGAGCTGGCTTGGCAGCCCCTCAGAGCCCAATGTAGTTAGAGAAAGTGTAACTGGGAATAGGAGAGATTCCATGTGCTTTGCATCTAATGCTCTGATGAAGAAAGGTCTTCTTTGGAAGCAGTGAGGAGTCTTTGAGCTGGACTGCCTGGAAGGAAAATGTTGCCAGAGACCGACTGATGTGGGATGTATTGCCTGCCTTACCAGAGCAGTGTAGGCACAGTAGTGTGTCCTCTTGGAAGGAAGCAGAGCAAAGTTTAAGAGAGGGGCATCTTTCCCATCCAGCTGTGAGAGCATCCAGCTGTGGTTTTCCTGGGTTCCATCAGGATCACACACACCCTCTCCCAGGGCAAATCTCAGGCCACAGATGGATTTGATGGTCCCTATGCTTACTTGACAGATGCCTTGATGGGAGATTTTGATGGCAATACCCAGCTagctccagcagcccagccagcaTCAGCAGAGACTGCGCCCTTATCTCTGCCGCTTGTTCTTCAGCTTGGCATCTCTGAGCCTTCCCTCCAAGCACTGCCTTCTGCATCCACGGGTGCTCAGCCAGCAGCGTACGGCACCCCTGCCAGTCTCCTGCAGCCTCCAGAAGTGCCTCCTTCTAACAGTACACTTTTGGCAGCCAATCCCCAGGGCTTCCTGCACCACCTTCAGAGCTCTGCACAGCCCACGGGGGCTGGGCTTCCTGGAGTCTCAGAGGTCACCTCTGGACCAGCAGCTGCAAGTGCCTCTGAGGTCCTGCCTAGCAGAGTTCAGACTGTGCCTGTGGGAGGGAGCCCTGCGCTACCCAGCAATCCCAGGGTTACCATCACCCCCTCACAAAACCCAGCCATTTTCCAATCCAGCATCATCATGGGCGAACAAAACCTCCAGTGGATTTTAAATGGTGCCACTGGGACACTGCAGAACCAGGAACAAATGGTAAGTCCCAGAGGCTTGAGGGGGTTGTGTAGGATTACAAGATCTCAGAGTATTCTGCAGTGATCTTTATAATACTATGGGGAGCTACAACCTCTCTCCTCACAGGCTAAAcccgacatcccccccccccctgcttttctTTCCAAGCCACAGCCTCCTGTTGTTGAGAAGGTCTTCTTCACAACTGCTCTCCCTGTGGCTGGTGGTGCAGGTAAGCCACATGGCCTGAAATCCACATTCTTTGACCTCCCCCCAAAGAAAATCATCTGCTGAGAGTGGGagaattggggtgtgtgtgtctgacCACGGGGTCTGGTCTTGAGCCATGTGATTTGAGACTCTCTGTATCTCCTTCCTAAGGGAAGCCCAACTGATTGATAGGTGTCCTTACTAATGCAAAACGGGCCCCCACCATACActctgagagagggaggggacaTAAGGGGCTTTGCTAAGGAGTGCAGCAAAGCTGTGGGTTGAAAGAGGATATTTATTTTCATGAGCATGAAATTGATGCTGTATAATCCAGTTTCTGCCTCGGGAAGAACAGCCAAGCTCAGGCTGTTCAGATCTTAGCAGCAGCTCCAAGTTTGCAAAGCTCCCTAGAGGGAGGCAATGTTGCTAGCTAGCAGCAATGATGGGCATGGAAATAGCCTCCTAGAAGAGGCTTTTCTCTGAGCCTGGCTTCATGGACCATTCTCAGAGAAGCAACTGGGGCCTCTCCATGGAGTGatagctttctctctctctccagggaGTCCGGTCCAGCAGATTGGCCTGAGTGTGCCTGTGATCATCATCAAGCAGGAAGAGGTGTGCCAATGCCAGTGCGCCTGCCGAGACACAAGCAAGGACAAAGCTGGCACCAAAGGCTGTGCCTCCCTCCTCTCGAAGACCTTGGGGAACCCCCCGGCACCAGGGCCACAGGACTTCCCCAGGACGGTGACCAGTACGTCCACTGCTACTGCTAGTTGTTCATCTGTGTTGCCTCCTGCTGATCAGCAGAGCACCCTACTGGGCCACCTGCCTGGCTCCCAGAAACAGTCCCTAAGTGCCATGGAGGCCTcccgttttctttctttccagagcTTGGAGACAGCCTCTCCTCTCTTGCAAGGGGAAGAGAGTCTTGCCTTGGGCAGCAACTTCCCTTAGGGAAGCCCTGGAAAGCAGCAACAGAGATGGGTGAGGGCCAGCTGCCCTGGAGCGTGTCATGGGATCCTTTCTCCCACGAGGAGACGCAGCCATGCTGGCTCTGCCTCATTTGTCACTTTGGCTCATAGCAATGTGAGCGTAGGAACTGGTCACTTTGGAAGGAGGGGTGGGCGGCCAGGCTGCACCTTGCTTTCAGGAGGGTGGAATGGAGTGCTTCTAGGCCTGGGGGTGATTCAGGGTAGGGACCCTGTAAGCAGGGTGTCGGGAAAGAAGTCAGTGTTTGTGTGAAAACAGGGAGACGGATGGGGGTGCAGTGGGACCTCTAGCAGCAGCAGAAAAACGTAAGAGATGCCCTCCCCACAGCCTCCTCTCTCTGCTAGCTGTAGAAGACAAATGGTGCGCATCACGATCAGACTTTGCACATGAGTAAAAGGGCTGTTGGCTCTTTCATCTTACCTTTCTGTCCTTCTTGGCAACCAATTGCACTGCCTTGGTGTTTACATGAATTCAGGGGCTAAAAGGATTTGCACTGTTCAGCTTTATCAGAATGACACTCTCAGCATGGAGCAGCTCTTGCTAGAAAGTATTCCTCTCAGAATGGCTTACTTTAGGGGGTTCAGAGGGGTGCTCAGGGGTCTCGGTGTTGGTCCAGTGGAGACTGAGGAGCAATCCAGCTTGGGCTGGCAAAGCAGACTGTCTTTTCTTCAGCAGACTATTGGGGTGCAGTAAGACAGCCTACCTGCCCCATCGGGGAAGGACGCCTTTTCTCTCTTAACTTACTCAGGGTAAAATCCCAGCATAGAATGCCTGGAAGGTTTGGGGAAATCTTCTTTCTAAACTTTTGtacatgtttttattttgtcaCATCCACTATATTTGGATTTTCTAGTAATCCTCTTTTGTTCCCAGGACAAATGCCCATTCCTTAGAATGCCCTTCCAAGAGTTTTTCTCAAGTTGAGAGGCAGGCAGGGTGGTCAAAAAGCAGAAGTGGAAAAAACAGGGTCATTGCCATTGTGACATGGCTGTGGAGTGGAGGCAACTGCAAGGCCTTTGAAGGAACCTTGCAAGTTCTGGTGCTTCTGCAGGAGGGGGACAGGCCGGCTGGTTGCTGCTTTTCTGGGACTAGTCCATGGGCATTTCTGATGCTTCGCTCCCTCATAAGTTAAACACAGACAAGAATCTCCTGAATCTCGCCCTGTGCCTGGGAGGCGTGTGTAGTTAAGGTGCTTCTTGTTGACTTTGGAGAGCTACTCTACTGTCAGTTGGGGTGGGGCTTAGACTAGcatggattttgatcacgtgttaTAACAGTGTTCCCTTTGCTTGATGCTGCCTGTTGGAaggatgtttcccccccccccctcccgacttTGGGAGTTAACTGATCCTGGGGACTGAGGGTTGAGTAACTTAATTGTACAAAGACTCCAGGAAGTAAAGAGTTCCAGTGGACTTCATTTCAGCTGTGTATTGAGGGTGGGAGAAAGTTATTAGAGTGGGGCAGTTTTCTCGGGGATATGGACCTCATCTCTCTGACTTCTCAGCAGTGATTatacaggctggggaattctgaaattGTAGTTCATGAACATGGAAATGACTAAGTTTTAGAAAAACCTGCTCGAGAGTCTAGTGTTTTCTGGCAGTTGCTTCTGTTATTTAAGTTTAGGGAAGGAATATAGTTCACTGGGGCTGATCTAGTTATACTTGCTGGCCTCTAAAATGCACTTTAATTCTCTTTCAGCTGATGGCTGCAATATCATTTGTAAATAACTCTTCACAGTCCTTGGTATTCTTTTTTTGTTCTGAGTAAAAAGTATGTGATGTGCAGAAAAAAGTACTTAACTTCAGTGCAATACATTTAGCTAGAAATATCCACATGCACTCTGTGAGTGtggttatatgtatgtatatgtgcgtgcatgcgcacaagtTTGTTTATGTGGGAGCGATGGAAGGGGCACAAAACCATCACTCTGCCCTTTTCTGACTTATGCATCTTTAAGCAAATGCAAATGCATCTTTAAGCAAATGCAAGTCTATGCAAAACCTTCATTAGTAGCCTGAGCTGAACAGACTTGGTCAGATAAGAATctttccagttttggtcactgctTGGAGACCTTCCCAGCTCTGTCCTGCTCCTCacaaggaagagaaggaacaggCTGCTCTTTGCTGGTCATGAAGCTGTTCGGAAGACTCTGCTCCTGCTTTCCCGAGTGCCCTGCCACCACCTGCCTGCCTTATTTCCAAGAGACAAGACGTTCCAAAATTTCAAGGTACCAACAAGAGTAATTAATCTTGGAAGAGATGGCAGTAACAGTGGTGAGTTCTTCTTTATTAAAGCACAGGAAATCTTGTTTGGAGCATCTATTGGCCCGGGATGTAAATGCTACTCTCCTATATCCTTTGCGTTTGCTACACGTCTAAAAATAGCATCTTCTGTTTTTAGCCAATGTTTCCTGCTAGTGAGGGCTGGTTTTTCAACTTCTGCATTGTTTATTGTTTCTAAGCTTTGGAGTCTGTTCTGCACTGAAAAATGCCATGGAAACTGGATATATTTATGTAtggtttgtctgtgtgtgtgttggtgaaAATGGGTGAAAATGGTATGTTATCCACACTGTGTTTTCAATAGTGTGCACGCCGGCCAAACCCAGTTTCTATGCAGTGGACACTTTCAAGTAAATGCATTATATTTTCCTTATCACTTGGGTGTTTTAGTTTTTCTTCCTACATACAGTCTTCATCAGTAAAGTCCAGGGAAGAatgattattgttgttgttcttattttaaaatatgtaatttgaagttttttctttcattttgcagtgttatttctttccaaatagTAAGATACTGGCTTAGATCATGTGGGCAAAAAGCAAAGTACCATTCTATCTAGCCACAGTCAGGGTTAGGAGTGGAGCTAAATGTGAGACTCTACTGAATATCAGAAAACAGTCTTTCATATGCACCTTTTCCTGTCGGGCAGAAAAACATCCAACTTGTgcaagatggagggagagaaaaccCTTTAGTTGAAGAGAAGtggtttccttcctttttttcagcaAGCAGTTTCCCACAAAGAATGGTTGATTGCTTCCTAGATTAAGGAGCCTGGAGACTCCAAAGGTTCTCAGATAATTTTTGAAAGTGCCTTCCTGGGTCCTGTTCACTTTTGGACTGTAATCTAAATCTTCATGATCAGATTCTGACTGGGTTTCATGAAAGGTTTAGCCAGTTTATGAAAGGCTTAACTACTGCAATGCACAACTGCTACAGTTTGGTTAGTCTTAGTTTGGTAATTGGTCAGCCCATTGTGTTAATTCATGATTTGAGGTGGTCTGTGAATTGGGTGAATTGAAAGATTAGGTTATGCGTGTTGTGGGAACCCTGCCTCAGTATTGCTATGGCTAAACTCCACAACCTCAGAGGACATAGTGGGGAGAATTTGAAGTAACCTGTTTCTCTCAGGAGTACCTATACTGTGTTTAAGCACATTTAGTTTAACTTTGAAACCTGGGATCAAATATCTGTGCATTGAGTGATGTGAAGATGCTCACTATAGGTACAGTACTTCCAAAGGAAGAgctttccaaaacaccagaagaatAAACAAAGTTGTATTTTTGAAGAATGTAAAATGTGAAATAAGGTTTGCTACCTGCTTGTTTGTATAAAATTAATATTGTACTTTGATATATCTGCAAGGaattagaaaataatttttaattgaaGGCAATATTAGTAGCAATTAAATATTAAATGCTTATTTAAATGTTGTGCCTATGGAAGATTTCTTTCTTCAACAAATGAATTATTGGGAAGAAGGTACATGCCAGTTCCCATGCCATTAACTTAGATGGCAGAAAGCGTGCCGAGCCATTCTATGAGCCTCCAGTCAATAAAAGGGGGAGCACTGACATTGGACTACAAAACAACTAAAGTTGGAACACTTTGCGTCTGCTTGAATAGAGAGCAGCAGGATATCCTGATTCTTTTTTCACCTGCTCCTTCCAGTGTGCCTTTGGGGGGGCTAATTTAAATGGCTGAAGTGTCCGAGGCCATCTGGACCAGAATCTCAGAGCCAGGTGCAGCAGGAGGCTGGAgtcaaatggggagggggaggaatcagAGCACTCATTTCTTATACGGAGGCCTCCGCTGTTTTCTTTCATAGTATTTTCATCTCCAATTTCTTTTAGTCCTGCAGAATATAAAAAGCAGCAGTTTAATAGAATTATAGGGCtgcaagggatcttggaggtcttctagtccagcaggcaggagaccttataccatccctgtcaatattttcttgaaaacctccagcaatagaGCATCCACAACCCCAAAAGGCAAGCCTCAAGGCCCCTTATCATCTTTCTAGGGCcttagcatcttttttgtattgtggtgaccagagtTGGACTCCATATTCCAAGTGTAACTTCACTAGTGCAGCCTCTCTAGCTTTATACTATCCCTCTGCTGATGCAATTTAGGagtgtattggcttttttggtggctgcaTAACACTGCTCGCTCATACTTAATGGTGGTCCATAGGACAccatccctttcacagttactactgttgaggctGGTACCATATATTCTACACCTGTACATttagtttttcctgcctaagtgcagAACTTTGCTTTTCTCACTACTGAGTTTCATCTTACATTGCTCAAGTTTGTCAAAGTCCTTCTGAATTTTGAGTCTATTTTCCTTAAAGCTTCAAGGAGACAACATAGAAATCCAGCATTTGCTGTGATTGCCACCTTGCCTCCTAAATAGAACACTGTACTGGATTAAGCCAAAACACtgttttggataccaagaaagataagaaggcttatcggccaaatactcaaatgcgagcgaaactacctaagtccttttttgatatgatggatgattttgaactgagagatatttggcgagaaagaaatgcagaagaatacgacTTTACcctcttttctgatagacaccaaTCTTTTTCtagaattgatttcatactaactaccaatgatttgctttctagggtaaagaagacaaagatatgtgccagagttttatcagatcataacccagtttggatggagttgggaggtgtgacgcatgcaagaaggtcttggagactgaatgaaaatttatttagatatgagaaatatattaatgaatgtaaaaaattgctaacaatgctttgtttttaatatgaataagggtacatctatggaaattgtatgggatgcaagtaaagcgtatatgagaggagctttgataaatctaaatagattacatagacataaacggggaaaagcgaacagaactggaaaatgaaattaggaagaaagagcaagagttaactttaaaaccaggagataaaaagattaaagaagcaattaccttattaaaagaccaatttaatatgctgatctcagaccaggtagctaccagtctgttatatgcaaaacataacactttctgcaatgcaaataaatctggtagatggttagcatatctgattaggaaaaaacaaaaatcttgtaACATAGCCAAATTacactacagagggaaagaagtgtatcaacaggatgagattcaaaaggtctttcgtGAATTCTTTATAGCATTATACAAGGGTGATAAAATTAaaggtctagatatagagagatacttggataaagaaaaaatacccatagttaaagaagagcagagggaaagattgaatcaaccaataactttgggGGAAATCCTACAGGTAatcaagcagttaaaggcagggaaggcactgggtacagatggcttgacagcggcttattataaaaatctacaattagaaatggtagaacctcttaaggaattatttaataagattcaaacggaagacaaggtacccccatcttggaagacagcttttatatccctgatacccaaagaagaccaagatattactcaaccaaaaaattatagacctatatcactacttaatgtagattataaaatctttaccaaaataCTAGCAAACAGATTCAACAATTGAtccataatgatcaaacaggttttattcaagggagacaaatgagaaataatgtaagattaattgttaatgcactagaatatttgggaaagaataaccaaattcctgccGTGCTCATATTTCTAGATGCTGAGAAatcctttgatcgagttaactggcaattcctgttgaaaatattgcaaaaaatgcaaataggagaacattttttacaatcaatcaaagcaatatatcaacaacaaatagctcaaattatagttaatggaagtttaacagattcttttcaaattgaaaaaggtacaagacagggttgtcccttgtccccattattgtttatcataactttggaaatattgctgaataaaatacggagcttggaggtcttacggggaatcaagattaggcagcaagaatatagagtacgtgcttttgcggatgatttggttataatattaacccaaccgcaggaatctagtaaggtcttaatgaatatgactaatcaatatggtcaagtgtcaggattcaaaattaatttagggaaaacaaagatattagctacaaatatgaatactaaacaaaaggaagaactagaaggaatgataggatgtgaaatagttaaaaaggtcaaatatttaggagttcatatttcgAGCTCAAACGGGAAGCTAtatgtataattatgaaccacattggcatagtatacagacagagatgaaaaaatgggagaagttacagttatccttgctgggaagaatagcagcagtgaaaatgaacattttagctaaatttttatttcttttccaaatgctaccaatacttaaaaaaagatgtgaacctgttagaatggcagaagggtattaataaatttgtatgggcagggaagaagccgagaataaaactaaaaataatgcaagatgtgcgtgagaggggaggtttgaaattaccctatttaaaattatactatgatgcagtagttttatctgtaattagtgattggattaatttaacaaatgatagaatatttaatatcgaggggcatgatctggtatatggttggcatacttacctgctatataacaaaaaagtggacaagaattttaaaaatcatattttaaggaatgctctactgcgggtctggaaaaaaatatcaatacaaattaaatgataacatacccatgtgggcaattcctagacatgcaataaaaaatatgaacatagtacaaaaacaggatataattacttacagacagcttcttaccctagaaaggggtatattacaactaaaatccttggatgaattaaaagaggaaaaggtaatccaaacatggttccagtatggacagctacaggccaggtggaaaacagatcaaaaaattggttttatgcaagtcgaggataatttacttaaacaaataagagatcaaagtttaatgcatataaagagattatataatgtattaatacagatggactccgaaacagaattagttaaagactgtatgataaagtgggctcaaaatattgaagaaccaataatgctggatacatgggaaaggatttgggtaagaaatgtaaaatttacacaagcccaaaacttgagagaaaacttttacaagttgttttatagatggcatttagatcctaaaaagttggcttctatgtatctgaacttacaacccaaatgctggagatgtgattctctggacgctacatattttcatatatggtggacttgcaaaaaagttaaggcattctggataaaaatatggtggattatgcaaaatgttcttaaaaaaggataaagtttacccctcagttatttctgttaggtataattactgattgtacagctatagagattaatttgattttacacttaataactgcagctagattgttggtggcgcaatactggaagaaggaagacttgcctactattcaagaatggacattgaaagtcacaaatttagctgagatggctaaaatatctgcatatcttaaggactactcaaatgagagatataaatgagactggaaaaaatggattgattatactcaaaataaatatgggactaagaaattccagatagcttatgattaagatcaggaatgatataaattgttcaaagttagcctagcaaggaggagctaaattcaatttaaagatgttatcaatttcctactcttttttcaaatatattttagactgtttttgttaaagatttatactgtgtatgggttctgggaagtcaggggagggaaggttgggggggtggggggaagggtgggaagtatattaggcttgatgaggggtgttagatttta from Thamnophis elegans isolate rThaEle1 chromosome 12, rThaEle1.pri, whole genome shotgun sequence encodes the following:
- the MTF1 gene encoding metal regulatory transcription factor 1 isoform X3 codes for the protein MGENSPQNVIYYEVEEDDLARDDKLIRFDDQNGLASPSSGTVYDRTTVLIEQDQEPLEEEEEEDEEEEGQSRLLLPFLQDDRFHLMADHEGISQGYVQHIISPDQIHLTINPGSTPMPRNIEGATLTLQSECPETKLKEVKRYQCTFEGCPRTYSTAGNLRTHQKTHRGEYTFVCNQEGCGKAFLTSYSLKIHVRVHTKEKPFECDVQGCEKAFNTLYRLKAHQRLHTGKTFNCESEGCSKYFTTLSDLRKHIRTHTGEKPFRCDHDGCGKAFAVSHHLKTHVRTHTGERPFFCPSNGCEKAFSTQYSLKSHMKGHEKGSSYTLFSNNNLSEAHGQDLSTISPASIFESMFQSPEPPPNQEDCQHTDALMGDFDGNTQLAPAAQPASAETAPLSLPLVLQLGISEPSLQALPSASTGAQPAAYGTPASLLQPPEVPPSNSTLLAANPQGFLHHLQSSAQPTGAGLPGVSEVTSGPAAASASEVLPSRVQTVPVGGSPALPSNPRVTITPSQNPAIFQSSIIMGEQNLQWILNGATGTLQNQEQMAKPDIPPPPAFLSKPQPPVVEKVFFTTALPVAGGAGSPVQQIGLSVPVIIIKQEEVCQCQCACRDTSKDKAGTKGCASLLSKTLGNPPAPGPQDFPRTVTSTSTATASCSSVLPPADQQSTLLGHLPGSQKQSLSAMEASRFLSFQSLETASPLLQGEESLALGSNFP